Sequence from the Chthonomonas sp. genome:
TACGCCTGAGTCAGCAGGCCGTGTAGCATCGAAAGGGCCACTGCCGTCAAGATGCCCGCCCCGAGTCCGATCCACGCGTTGCCCGTCTTGGCGGCGATGATGGCGACCACGCACGAAGCTCCGAGCATCTTGCCTTCCAGCCCGATGTTCATCACCCCCGAGCGTTCGCTCGTCAAGCCGCCCATCGCCGCGAGAATCAAGATGGCGGCGAGGACCGCGGTATTGGTCATGAACGAAGCGAGATCGAAACTACCCACGGTTCACCTCTCGGTAGCGATAGGCGGCAAAGACGATGATTAAGAGCCCGAGCAGCAGCCCGCTCACGCCCTTGGGAATCCCCATGAGAGAGAGCTGAGTTCCCCCGCTTGCCAGCACGCCAAACCCCAGCGCGGCCGGGATCAGGCCAAACGGCGAGCTCCCCGAGAGGAGCGCGACGCCGAGACCGTCAAACCCGTACCCCGGCGAAAAGTTGGGATAGAACCTGCCTTCGTACGCGAGCACCATCGAAGCTCCCGCAAACCCTGCGATCGCTCCGGAAACGACCATAGACCTCAGCCGGATCTTGTCCACCGAGATCCCAGCGAACGCAGCAGCAGTGGCATTCGCGCCTGACGCCCGCAGTTCATAACCCGCGACGGATCGCTTGAACCAGATCGCGAAGCCGATCACGAGCAGCAGCGCAAGAACTAGCGTCGTGTTGAGTTTGAAAGGCTCAACGAGAATGTTTGGGATCATGACTCCCGGGCTCACATTCGCGGTGGTCTGGCTCTCGGTGTCCAGGCTCCGCAACGGACCCACCACCAAGTACTGCGTAAGGAACAGGGCGATGTTGTTGAGCATGATCGTGGAGATCACCTCATGCCCGCCACGGAAGACCCGAATCAGACCGGCGGGAAGCGCCCAAAGCGCACCCGCGGCCATTGCGCCGAGAACCGCCAGCACCATGCCCACCGGCGTCGGAATCTTGAGCGCGATGGCTACCGCCGTACACGCGCCGACCAGCAACT
This genomic interval carries:
- a CDS encoding ABC transporter permease, producing the protein MSGKLIALALGCFAVLIGALMLAGVVPADAFSALMKGSFGSPTAISRTLKETTPLLIAGVAVFIALQAGLFNIGVEGQLLVGACTAVAIALKIPTPVGMVLAVLGAMAAGALWALPAGLIRVFRGGHEVISTIMLNNIALFLTQYLVVGPLRSLDTESQTTANVSPGVMIPNILVEPFKLNTTLVLALLLVIGFAIWFKRSVAGYELRASGANATAAAFAGISVDKIRLRSMVVSGAIAGFAGASMVLAYEGRFYPNFSPGYGFDGLGVALLSGSSPFGLIPAALGFGVLASGGTQLSLMGIPKGVSGLLLGLLIIVFAAYRYREVNRG